One window of the Pedobacter ginsengisoli genome contains the following:
- the rny gene encoding ribonuclease Y, whose protein sequence is MEIIGYVLAGLVIGILIGRYLLRSLLKKQEIAVQSKVKKILKDAESNAEILKKDRLLEAKEKFLQMKSEHEQEVNNRNNQINQRENSIKQKEQSLNQKLENANRKDQELDNHKKNLEKQTEIALKKQEEVELLKNQHVKQLETIAGLSADEAKSQLVETMKQEARTQAMIQVKDIVDEAKLTATKEAKKVVIQTIQRTAVEAAIENTVSIFHIESDEIKGRVIGREGRNIRALEAATGIEIIVDDTPEAIILSGFDPVRREIARLALHRLVTDGRIHPARIEEVVAKTKKQIEDEIVEIGERTVIDLGIHGLHPELIRMVGRMRYRSSYGQNLLHHSREVANFCATMAAELGLNAKMAKRAGLLHDIGKVPDDNPELPHAILGMQLAEKYKEHPEICNAIGAHHDEIEMTSMISPIVQACDAISGARPGARREVVESYIKRLKELEELALSYPGVEKTFAIQAGRELRVVVESERVTDQQAELLAADISNRIQTEMTYPGQIKVTVIRETRSVSFAK, encoded by the coding sequence ATGGAAATAATAGGATACGTACTTGCCGGCTTAGTAATCGGCATCTTGATAGGCAGATATCTGCTGCGTAGCTTGCTCAAAAAGCAGGAAATTGCAGTTCAGAGTAAAGTGAAGAAAATACTTAAGGACGCTGAAAGCAATGCTGAAATCTTGAAAAAAGATAGATTGCTTGAAGCAAAAGAGAAGTTTTTGCAGATGAAATCTGAACACGAGCAAGAAGTAAACAACAGAAATAATCAGATTAATCAGCGAGAGAATTCAATAAAACAAAAAGAGCAATCTTTAAACCAGAAACTTGAAAATGCAAATCGTAAAGATCAGGAACTGGATAATCATAAAAAGAACCTGGAGAAGCAAACCGAAATTGCATTAAAGAAACAGGAAGAAGTTGAATTGCTGAAAAATCAACATGTAAAGCAATTAGAAACCATTGCGGGCCTAAGTGCTGATGAGGCTAAAAGCCAATTGGTTGAAACAATGAAGCAGGAGGCACGTACCCAGGCAATGATTCAGGTAAAGGATATTGTTGATGAGGCTAAACTAACTGCAACAAAAGAAGCGAAAAAAGTTGTAATACAGACAATACAGCGTACTGCTGTTGAGGCTGCTATAGAAAATACTGTTTCTATTTTTCATATTGAAAGTGATGAAATTAAAGGTCGCGTTATCGGGCGCGAAGGTCGTAATATCCGTGCTTTAGAAGCAGCAACAGGTATTGAGATTATTGTAGATGATACACCTGAAGCAATTATTTTATCAGGCTTTGATCCGGTAAGGAGAGAGATTGCGCGTTTAGCATTACATCGTTTGGTTACAGATGGCAGGATTCACCCTGCACGTATTGAAGAAGTTGTTGCTAAAACCAAGAAACAGATTGAGGATGAAATTGTAGAAATTGGAGAGCGTACTGTAATTGATTTGGGTATTCATGGATTGCACCCTGAATTGATCAGAATGGTTGGACGTATGCGTTACCGTTCATCTTACGGACAAAACTTATTACATCACTCTCGTGAGGTTGCTAATTTCTGTGCTACTATGGCGGCGGAGCTTGGCTTAAATGCGAAGATGGCTAAACGTGCTGGTCTATTGCACGATATAGGTAAGGTGCCTGATGATAATCCAGAATTACCTCACGCTATTTTAGGTATGCAACTGGCTGAGAAGTATAAAGAACATCCTGAAATTTGTAATGCTATTGGAGCTCACCACGACGAGATAGAAATGACATCTATGATCTCGCCTATTGTACAGGCTTGTGATGCTATATCAGGAGCACGACCAGGTGCTAGACGTGAGGTGGTTGAAAGCTACATTAAACGATTAAAAGAATTAGAAGAACTTGCGTTGTCTTATCCAGGCGTGGAGAAAACATTTGCGATACAAGCAGGTAGAGAACTTAGAGTTGTGGTTGAAAGTGAAAGGGTAACTGATCAGCAAGCGGAATTGTTAGCAGCTGATATTTCGAATCGTATTCAAACAGAAATGACTTATCCAGGTCAGATCAAGGTAACAGTGATTAGAGAAACCAGATCGGTTTCTTTTGCGAAATAA
- a CDS encoding DUF962 domain-containing protein: MKTEQRSEVDVLFDKYAESHQNPSNEIIHWICVPLIVFSLLGLVWAIPFPHIGFLGKYNGYLNWASFLIAFSVYYYLKLSPVLSYLMLLLIFAMSMIIVQLEKWEASGGPALWLVCLVIFVIAWIGQFIGHKIEGKKPSFLDDVKFLLIGPIWLLHFICKKVGLRY; the protein is encoded by the coding sequence ATGAAAACGGAGCAAAGAAGTGAGGTAGATGTCCTTTTTGATAAATATGCGGAAAGCCATCAAAACCCTTCAAATGAAATTATTCACTGGATTTGTGTTCCGCTAATTGTGTTTAGTTTATTAGGTTTGGTTTGGGCCATTCCTTTTCCACATATTGGATTTTTGGGCAAGTACAATGGATACCTAAACTGGGCTTCGTTCTTAATTGCATTTTCTGTTTATTACTATTTAAAACTTTCGCCAGTATTGTCGTATCTGATGCTGTTGCTTATTTTTGCAATGAGTATGATCATTGTTCAGCTAGAGAAATGGGAAGCCAGTGGTGGCCCTGCTTTGTGGCTGGTTTGTCTGGTGATTTTTGTAATTGCATGGATAGGACAGTTTATAGGCCATAAAATTGAAGGAAAGAAACCTTCATTTTTAGATGATGTTAAGTTTCTATTAATCGGACCAATTTGGTTATTGCACTTTATTTGTAAAAAAGTAGGGCTAAGATACTGA
- a CDS encoding TonB-dependent receptor — protein sequence MKSQLNLKKAIITALFVIIGTAVFAQTGKISGKVSDKKTGETLIGVTVKIKNTAKGMATDVDGKYSLTGLATGKYTLIFQYVGYNGKEISDVEVTSGKNTIFDIILDEAGGQNLNEVVIQGSFKKESVNALYAQQKNSAVISDGISSELIKRSPDKNTSDVLKRVSGATIQDNKFVVIRGLSDRYNTAMLDGASLPSTEPNRKAFSFDIVPSNLVDNLIISKTATPDLPGDFTGGAVQITTKDIPDQNYITLSGGVGYNTASTFKDFFSGSRNTTDYFGFDDGKRKLQPSFPSTSRLAAGLTYEQNIKAIRTLPQDWSIYNMTALPTQNYQFTLGRVKDLKDNKKFGAIVSLTYRNAQSITRDAVREFYEYNYIDNSYKFSTNVGALANFAYTYGKSKITFKNIYNRIFDDQYTNRTGTNGSSGTDNKFFAFDLIQKSLFKSTLEGNHQLGARNAKINWSVGFSNVLNDQPDQRKINYSKNISDLDKPEVAYTANVLNIGKENTRLFSTLKENGYTGSVNYSLPVNLFKETSTLKVGLASSYRDRNFDVRFLGLQLGFNNENVEAIRARPLKTLFGKDLIESGAYTLSEIPNSGDIYTANSLTNAGYAMLDNKFGDKARLVWGVRTEMFNVNLKTLDASNKPVKQDYFDVLPSLNFTYSLTEKINLRASYYRTLARPEFRELAPFQYYDYEQLAFQQGNPALKRAQINNADVRFELYPSAGQIISVSAFYKQFNNAIESLNEDYNSTRTITYFNSDKADVYGLEFEVRKSLDFIAENEFMKNTTAYANLALIKSKVTNPANTGVVYLEKSRQMVGQAPYTINAGLQHAFLDNKMNFNILYNKVGRRIIAAGGSRFPSIWEAPRNVLDLQLGMKVFKNKGEFKINAGDILNNNNILYYDNNMNKKYEMNGEDETINRYKLGSNYSLSFSYTL from the coding sequence TTGAAATCACAACTAAATCTTAAAAAGGCAATAATTACAGCCTTATTTGTAATTATCGGCACAGCAGTATTTGCACAAACGGGCAAAATTTCAGGAAAGGTATCTGATAAGAAAACCGGTGAAACACTTATTGGTGTTACGGTTAAGATAAAAAATACCGCCAAAGGTATGGCTACAGATGTTGATGGTAAATATTCATTAACAGGGTTGGCAACTGGAAAATATACTTTAATATTTCAATATGTTGGTTACAATGGAAAAGAAATCAGTGATGTTGAAGTAACCTCCGGAAAAAACACAATATTTGATATCATCCTTGATGAGGCAGGTGGACAAAACCTGAATGAAGTTGTTATTCAAGGGAGTTTTAAAAAGGAAAGTGTGAATGCGCTATATGCTCAGCAAAAGAATAGTGCAGTAATTTCTGATGGTATCTCCTCAGAATTAATTAAGCGATCACCAGATAAAAATACCTCTGATGTTTTAAAGAGAGTAAGTGGTGCTACAATTCAGGACAATAAATTTGTTGTTATTCGCGGATTAAGTGATAGATATAATACAGCAATGCTAGATGGAGCATCGTTGCCAAGTACCGAGCCAAATAGAAAAGCTTTTTCTTTTGATATAGTTCCTTCGAATTTAGTAGATAACTTGATTATTAGTAAAACTGCTACACCAGATCTTCCAGGAGATTTTACTGGTGGGGCTGTTCAGATAACTACTAAAGATATTCCCGATCAGAATTATATTACATTAAGCGGCGGTGTAGGTTATAATACTGCGTCTACTTTTAAAGACTTCTTTAGTGGCTCTAGAAATACAACTGACTATTTTGGTTTTGATGATGGTAAAAGAAAGCTTCAACCAAGTTTCCCTTCTACAAGTAGATTGGCAGCAGGCCTTACTTATGAACAAAATATAAAAGCTATAAGAACGCTTCCTCAAGATTGGTCGATCTATAATATGACCGCATTGCCAACGCAAAATTATCAGTTTACCTTGGGTAGGGTTAAGGATTTAAAGGACAATAAAAAGTTTGGAGCTATAGTTTCATTAACTTATCGAAATGCGCAAAGCATAACCAGAGATGCTGTACGTGAATTTTACGAGTATAATTATATAGATAACTCTTATAAATTCTCTACAAACGTAGGTGCACTTGCTAATTTTGCATACACTTATGGCAAAAGTAAGATTACCTTTAAAAATATTTATAATAGAATATTTGACGACCAATATACTAACAGAACGGGAACAAATGGAAGTTCTGGAACGGATAATAAATTTTTTGCTTTTGATCTAATTCAGAAATCTTTATTTAAATCGACACTAGAAGGTAACCACCAGTTAGGCGCTCGAAATGCAAAAATTAATTGGTCAGTAGGTTTTAGTAATGTACTAAATGATCAGCCTGATCAACGTAAGATTAACTATTCTAAAAATATTTCCGATTTAGATAAACCAGAAGTTGCTTACACTGCTAATGTTCTAAATATTGGTAAAGAAAACACAAGGCTATTTTCTACCCTAAAAGAGAATGGATATACTGGTTCAGTAAATTACTCTTTACCAGTTAATTTATTTAAAGAGACATCGACACTTAAAGTAGGACTTGCTTCATCTTATCGTGATCGTAATTTTGATGTTCGTTTCCTTGGATTGCAGTTAGGGTTCAACAACGAAAATGTAGAGGCTATCAGAGCAAGACCTTTAAAAACATTATTCGGTAAGGATTTAATTGAAAGTGGAGCTTATACATTAAGTGAGATTCCAAATTCTGGAGATATCTATACAGCTAATTCGCTTACCAATGCAGGTTACGCGATGTTGGATAATAAATTTGGAGATAAGGCAAGGTTAGTTTGGGGAGTAAGAACTGAGATGTTCAATGTGAACTTAAAAACATTAGATGCGAGTAATAAGCCAGTTAAACAAGATTATTTTGACGTGTTACCTTCATTAAATTTTACTTATAGTTTAACTGAAAAAATAAATCTAAGAGCGTCATATTACCGTACATTGGCTCGTCCAGAATTTAGAGAGCTTGCACCGTTTCAATACTACGATTATGAACAGCTCGCTTTTCAACAAGGAAATCCAGCTCTGAAGCGTGCCCAGATTAATAATGCAGATGTTCGTTTTGAACTATATCCTTCGGCAGGTCAGATCATTTCTGTTTCAGCATTCTATAAACAATTCAATAATGCTATTGAATCTTTAAATGAGGATTATAATTCTACAAGAACAATTACCTATTTCAACTCTGATAAAGCAGATGTTTATGGATTAGAGTTTGAGGTTAGAAAGTCTCTTGATTTTATAGCAGAGAATGAATTTATGAAAAACACTACTGCCTATGCTAATTTGGCGTTGATTAAATCTAAAGTAACCAATCCGGCAAATACAGGAGTTGTTTATCTGGAAAAAAGTCGCCAAATGGTAGGTCAGGCCCCTTATACAATAAATGCTGGCTTACAACATGCTTTTCTTGATAATAAAATGAACTTCAATATTTTATATAATAAGGTAGGTCGTAGAATTATTGCGGCAGGAGGTTCAAGATTCCCTAGTATTTGGGAAGCGCCAAGAAACGTTTTAGATCTACAATTGGGGATGAAAGTATTTAAGAATAAAGGTGAATTTAAAATCAATGCCGGGGATATCCTAAACAACAATAATATTTTATACTACGATAATAACATGAACAAGAAGTATGAAATGAACGGAGAGGATGAAACAATCAATAGATACAAATTGGGTAGCAATTACTCTTTGTCTTTCTCTTACACCCTTTAA